The Myxococcaceae bacterium JPH2 genome has a window encoding:
- a CDS encoding alpha/beta hydrolase: MNSTWVLDEPQPPPDERIAYGEGPHRFAELRVPEGPGPHPVVVFVHGGFWRAKYGLEHAGHLCADLTRRGFATWSLEFRRVGHAGGGYPGTLEDVAAGLDHLRAVAPSRGLDLDRVAVMGHSAGGQLAMWLAARSRLKPGQPLYSADPLKLRGVVSLAGVVDLEEGVAKRLGDGAVAAFVGEGATDLPARYAVASPAMLQPLTVPQVLVHGTVDDTVPVEMSDAFHARGTALGAPITYVRLEGTGHYELIDPRSQEWPRVVEALQSLL; the protein is encoded by the coding sequence ATGAACTCCACCTGGGTCCTCGACGAGCCGCAGCCGCCCCCCGATGAGCGCATCGCCTATGGCGAGGGGCCGCACCGGTTCGCGGAGCTTCGAGTGCCCGAGGGCCCGGGTCCGCACCCGGTGGTGGTCTTCGTGCACGGCGGCTTCTGGCGCGCGAAGTACGGGCTGGAGCACGCTGGCCACCTCTGCGCGGACCTGACCCGTCGAGGCTTCGCGACGTGGAGCCTGGAGTTCCGTCGCGTGGGGCACGCGGGCGGCGGCTACCCCGGGACGCTCGAAGACGTGGCCGCGGGGCTGGACCACTTGCGGGCCGTGGCGCCTTCGCGCGGGCTGGACCTGGACCGCGTGGCGGTGATGGGCCACTCCGCGGGCGGGCAGCTCGCCATGTGGCTGGCGGCGCGGTCTCGGCTGAAGCCTGGTCAGCCATTGTACTCAGCGGATCCGCTCAAGCTCCGAGGCGTGGTGTCCCTCGCGGGCGTGGTGGACCTGGAAGAGGGCGTGGCGAAGCGTCTGGGTGATGGGGCCGTGGCGGCGTTCGTGGGCGAGGGCGCGACCGACCTGCCCGCGCGCTACGCGGTGGCCTCTCCCGCGATGCTCCAGCCGCTGACGGTGCCGCAGGTGCTGGTGCACGGGACGGTGGACGACACGGTGCCCGTGGAGATGAGCGACGCCTTCCATGCGAGAGGGACCGCGCTCGGCGCGCCCATCACCTACGTGCGGCTGGAGGGCACGGGACATTACGAACTCATCGACCCGCGCTCCCAGGAGTGGCCCCGCGTGGTGGAGGCGCTCCAGTCCCTGCTGTGA
- a CDS encoding class I SAM-dependent methyltransferase, which produces MSSLTSSAAPRRFHAEPLVLVVRHIREALARGEPRVCIEVADPDLGRGEYPGARVGPEGTLVHRSFRSWCDLAEGLSCRLLTPRSVDATHIALTFEPLGAEASWHGAASSESTPRQERYGAGSAFSALRKFEDAGFLLPWLEALGRLRLPPGARVLDLGVNRGDELETFAWFEGLQDVAFVGVDHSATALAEARARFPDARHSFHVADLNALPPDLGRFHLVVSVGTLQSPGVEDHALLRKLVQEHLEPAAALVLGFPNSRFREGEVVYGARVRNLREPDLSLVVKDLSFYRRYLHQHGFRTFLGGKYDLLLTAVRGALAEE; this is translated from the coding sequence ATGTCGAGCCTCACGTCATCCGCTGCTCCGCGCCGCTTCCATGCCGAGCCCCTCGTCCTCGTGGTGCGCCACATTCGCGAGGCACTGGCTCGCGGTGAGCCGCGGGTGTGCATCGAGGTTGCGGATCCAGACCTGGGGCGCGGTGAGTATCCGGGGGCGCGAGTCGGGCCGGAGGGAACGCTCGTCCACCGTTCCTTCCGTTCGTGGTGTGACCTGGCGGAAGGATTGTCGTGCCGTCTGCTCACGCCGCGCTCCGTGGACGCCACGCACATCGCGTTGACGTTCGAGCCGCTGGGCGCCGAGGCGTCCTGGCATGGCGCTGCGTCCTCGGAGTCCACGCCCCGGCAGGAGCGATACGGTGCGGGCTCGGCGTTCTCCGCGCTGCGCAAGTTCGAGGACGCGGGGTTTCTCTTGCCGTGGCTCGAAGCGCTGGGGCGACTGCGGCTTCCTCCCGGTGCGCGCGTGCTGGACCTGGGCGTCAACCGAGGTGACGAGCTGGAGACCTTCGCGTGGTTCGAGGGACTCCAAGACGTCGCCTTCGTCGGCGTGGATCACAGCGCCACGGCGCTCGCCGAGGCGCGGGCGCGCTTCCCGGACGCTCGGCACTCCTTCCACGTCGCGGACCTGAACGCGCTGCCGCCGGACCTCGGGCGCTTCCACCTCGTGGTGTCGGTGGGCACGCTGCAGAGCCCGGGGGTGGAGGACCACGCGCTCCTGCGCAAGCTGGTGCAGGAGCACCTGGAGCCCGCGGCGGCGCTGGTGCTGGGCTTCCCCAACTCGCGCTTCCGCGAAGGCGAGGTCGTCTATGGCGCGCGGGTGCGCAACCTGCGCGAGCCAGACCTGTCGTTGGTGGTGAAGGACCTGTCGTTCTATCGCCGCTACCTGCACCAGCACGGCTTCCGCACGTTCCTCGGGGGGAAGTACGACCTGCTCCTCACCGCCGTGCGCGGCGCGCTTGCCGAGGAATGA
- a CDS encoding S8 family serine peptidase, translated as MRRAVGVASMWVMAVTWAGCEVREVEPPGSTDLKAQSALVSEGYRHGMTWRVFEQRGLYVDMGADGQSNAYLGDTTTDTALPVLCLKQDGRAAPTGFTFTANNGWAAGEVKLTPAIPALVLTSPELADTMCAETFGPGWQMAEFHDGGGGWAYWAQGTLPTTSRFWVSINDQPANPWNSTGVIPPTPAPPKFFENENALPGRFIVMLPDSTAAQNVAALAQTLATAYSGTVEDTYPGLPGFTFLGVDAKARALSLDTRVDSVEQDSEGSAQQATSGVQQSPDWGLDRIDQRLRPVDYRYQYNTTAAGVNVYVLDTGLRRSHVEFEGRAIQAVDFVRIFGQREDCNGHGTSVASVIGGKTTGVAKAAKIISVRVAGCKGTAYNPAVSLVNSTLVAGMDWVARNHVKPAVANISYGSSPGFFRRWLNWKTPTDKAVLRAIQAGVTVVISAGNEDKDVERSSPGRLREAITVGATDQSDKRSQFSSGASNYGAGVDIFAPGSHILSADIGSDTSYSTGSGTSLAAPFVAGAAALYLQDHPLASPNEVATALYNNATPNLVVDPRGSVNRLLMTLPMVVRPQDVGVIAPATGCPANSPALQFNLDNEDKRASSYVSGWVGGTVMTGNSDTQLNFCRVDGVLFHSLLASSDSRSNYAVLKLGTQCPTGSVEFSRYFDNEDRNNLNSYLGNIAPNTMDGNTRMYFCLFRGGGTVALRLPSLGFEYGVFAEPGFAVAAATGLIHTDDEDTQNINGYSADPAWFSAATAIVSDGGNTDLHTAKAGFPLCGDGTCNGVESPVTCAADCHTVCGDNVCEAPETATSCAYDCGSCGDGVCGSGEQTWNCGIDCGYCGDGTCSPGESGFSCDVDCGYCGDGICGRNEDHWTCFNDC; from the coding sequence ATGCGCAGAGCCGTAGGTGTTGCGTCGATGTGGGTGATGGCCGTGACCTGGGCGGGCTGTGAGGTACGCGAGGTCGAGCCCCCGGGTTCCACCGACCTCAAGGCCCAGAGCGCCCTGGTCTCCGAGGGCTACCGCCACGGGATGACCTGGCGGGTGTTTGAACAGAGGGGCCTCTATGTCGACATGGGCGCGGATGGGCAGAGCAATGCCTATCTCGGTGACACCACGACGGACACGGCCTTGCCCGTGCTCTGCCTCAAACAAGATGGGCGCGCGGCTCCAACTGGGTTCACCTTCACCGCCAACAATGGATGGGCCGCCGGAGAAGTGAAGCTCACCCCGGCCATCCCCGCCTTGGTGCTGACCTCACCCGAGCTGGCGGACACGATGTGCGCCGAGACCTTTGGCCCGGGCTGGCAGATGGCCGAGTTCCACGATGGAGGGGGTGGCTGGGCCTATTGGGCCCAAGGCACGCTTCCCACCACAAGTCGGTTCTGGGTCTCCATCAATGACCAACCGGCCAATCCTTGGAACTCCACCGGCGTCATCCCCCCTACGCCCGCCCCACCGAAGTTCTTCGAGAACGAGAACGCATTGCCAGGGCGGTTCATCGTCATGCTGCCGGACAGCACCGCAGCACAGAACGTAGCAGCACTGGCTCAGACCCTGGCGACGGCATACAGCGGCACGGTGGAGGATACCTACCCAGGGCTGCCCGGTTTCACGTTCCTCGGAGTGGACGCGAAAGCTCGCGCACTCAGCTTGGACACCCGCGTGGACTCCGTGGAGCAGGACAGCGAGGGCAGCGCGCAACAGGCCACCAGTGGAGTCCAACAGTCCCCCGACTGGGGGTTGGACCGGATCGACCAACGGTTGCGTCCCGTCGACTACCGGTATCAGTACAACACCACGGCCGCGGGAGTGAATGTCTATGTCCTGGACACGGGTCTGCGGCGTTCGCACGTCGAGTTCGAGGGTCGTGCCATCCAGGCTGTCGACTTCGTCCGCATCTTTGGCCAGCGCGAGGACTGCAATGGGCACGGCACGAGTGTGGCCAGCGTCATCGGGGGAAAGACGACGGGCGTCGCAAAGGCCGCGAAGATCATCTCGGTGCGCGTCGCTGGCTGCAAAGGAACTGCCTACAACCCCGCCGTGTCGCTCGTGAATTCCACCCTGGTTGCGGGAATGGACTGGGTGGCGCGCAACCACGTAAAGCCCGCAGTGGCCAACATCAGCTATGGCTCCTCCCCAGGCTTCTTCCGTCGCTGGCTCAACTGGAAGACCCCCACCGACAAGGCTGTCCTGCGAGCGATTCAGGCAGGAGTCACCGTGGTCATCTCGGCTGGCAACGAAGACAAGGACGTCGAGCGGTCCTCTCCAGGCCGCCTGCGTGAAGCCATCACCGTGGGCGCAACGGACCAGAGCGACAAGCGCTCACAGTTTTCCAGTGGCGCTTCGAACTACGGCGCGGGCGTGGACATCTTCGCCCCGGGTTCCCATATCCTCTCGGCCGATATCGGCTCCGACACGAGCTACTCGACCGGCTCTGGCACCTCGCTGGCGGCTCCCTTCGTCGCGGGAGCGGCGGCGCTCTACCTGCAAGATCACCCCTTGGCCTCTCCCAACGAGGTGGCCACGGCCCTCTACAACAACGCCACGCCCAACCTGGTGGTGGACCCTCGCGGCTCCGTGAATCGACTGTTGATGACGCTGCCCATGGTGGTCCGCCCCCAGGACGTGGGCGTCATCGCGCCCGCCACGGGGTGCCCCGCGAACAGCCCTGCGCTGCAGTTCAACCTGGACAACGAAGACAAGCGCGCCAGCAGCTATGTCAGCGGCTGGGTGGGCGGCACCGTGATGACTGGGAACTCGGACACCCAGCTCAACTTCTGCCGGGTGGACGGGGTGTTGTTTCATTCCCTCTTGGCGTCGAGCGATTCACGCAGCAACTACGCGGTCTTGAAGCTGGGCACGCAGTGCCCCACGGGGTCGGTGGAGTTCTCTCGGTACTTCGACAACGAGGACCGCAACAACCTCAACTCGTATCTCGGCAACATCGCCCCCAACACCATGGATGGGAACACGCGCATGTACTTCTGCCTCTTCCGAGGCGGAGGGACCGTCGCCTTGAGGCTGCCCTCGCTCGGCTTCGAGTATGGCGTCTTCGCGGAACCCGGCTTCGCCGTCGCCGCGGCCACGGGGCTCATCCACACGGACGATGAGGACACCCAGAACATCAATGGCTATTCAGCCGACCCCGCGTGGTTCTCCGCGGCGACGGCCATTGTCAGCGATGGCGGAAACACGGACCTGCACACGGCCAAGGCAGGGTTCCCCCTGTGCGGCGATGGCACCTGCAATGGCGTGGAGAGCCCCGTCACCTGCGCCGCCGACTGCCACACGGTGTGCGGCGACAACGTGTGCGAAGCGCCGGAGACGGCCACGTCCTGTGCCTATGACTGTGGCTCGTGCGGCGATGGCGTCTGCGGCTCGGGAGAGCAGACCTGGAACTGCGGCATCGACTGCGGCTACTGCGGCGACGGCACCTGCAGTCCTGGCGAGTCGGGCTTCAGTTGCGACGTCGACTGCGGCTACTGCGGTGACGGCATCTGCGGCAGGAACGAGGACCACTGGACCTGCTTCAATGACTGCTGA
- a CDS encoding protein kinase: protein MALAEGWISRDEVDSLRAEVARLGRGPLELLTEQGRLSSDTLASLRREPPHAHGPRPDTGEPEATLPPVEEGAAPPPRSDAPAFPVPHWDRYRCVRFLGQGGMGRVFLAHDPRLRREVALKFVRDEDPELTRRFIAEARAQARVDHERVCRVYEVGEVQGRAYIAMRYVDGQPLHALASALTVEQKALVLHDAALGVHAAHRAGLVHRDLKPSNILVERTEDGGLLPSVMDFGLARDWKDGDTASGTVLGTPHYMAPEQARGEVARLDRRADVYSLGATLYHLLTGQPPVPGSNGLEVLSRIATHEPRPPRAVDADIPSDLEAIVLKCLEKDRSARYDSARALADDLDRFLNGEPVQARPSPGYRLRKRLRKHWRVAAALGVVALALALGVGQTVRARREVARREQLARRFTESVERIDAMARAIGQAPLHDTRADRRLLLARMTDIETSMREAGPVAEGSGHYALGRAFLALDDLSSARQHLDAAWATGEHEPRVAYALAWVLGAQYQRARLEAERSAEPSQREAKQRDAEHRLRAPALDFLQRSQGAEVPAPEYVEALRAFHEDRPDAALQQLDALGGRLPWFHEAPLLRGDILHARALHRWNAGQRDAARADFEAGRRAYAEAAAIGRSVPAVHRARADLEQDALLMEVSGGGDVLPAYTQGLEAVGHALTANPDDADAHLLASRLHRRFAQQRVSQGSPEAEALLGQAVASARQALTLAPTNAVAWHALGSAYWQWSRARQQRSQDPSEQLRASAEAFEHVPATERDFNFHIDRGLVYRVWADHEGAHGGDPREHRARAIESFRTALAQDASPAETWINLGTEYVKQAADPHAPSPEASLDEATAALSRARELDPSNVVPWFYEGEALITRARLRRDHGGDARADLERALSLYRHGATLNTHLPQLPNGVGTAMFEQAKEAWSRGEDAEPLVRQSLEAYAQAQDRAPTQGFAAFNAGELRAWWAAMQLSHGDSPLASAHDAEASLQQALRSLPDLPEAWTQLGRVRLLVGAFQKSRGQDARPSLASATEALQKALALNPSLALAWRYQGETQALSEHGEDALRSVERAVALEPTGLEHQLAFGHVSLMAAKVSRDASPVLKQGLVRVEQALSARPHWPEAQALRAALLTALADTPAPAEKRSEWLRRAREDLNAALQGNRHLERAWGSMDPRAQREATAPPP, encoded by the coding sequence ATGGCGCTCGCCGAGGGGTGGATCTCTCGGGACGAAGTGGACTCGCTGCGCGCCGAGGTCGCGCGACTTGGACGTGGGCCTCTGGAGTTGCTCACCGAGCAAGGCCGCTTGTCCTCGGATACCCTTGCCTCGTTGCGCCGCGAACCTCCTCACGCGCACGGTCCACGCCCCGATACGGGCGAGCCCGAGGCCACGCTTCCTCCCGTCGAAGAGGGCGCCGCGCCGCCGCCTCGCTCCGATGCGCCTGCGTTCCCCGTGCCGCATTGGGATCGCTACCGCTGCGTGCGCTTCCTGGGGCAGGGCGGCATGGGTCGCGTGTTCCTGGCCCATGACCCTCGGCTGCGTCGCGAGGTGGCGCTCAAGTTCGTTCGCGACGAAGACCCGGAGCTGACCCGCCGGTTCATCGCCGAGGCCCGTGCCCAGGCTCGCGTGGACCATGAGCGCGTCTGTCGCGTCTACGAGGTGGGTGAGGTCCAGGGACGCGCGTACATCGCGATGCGGTACGTGGATGGACAGCCGCTCCATGCGCTCGCCTCGGCGCTCACCGTGGAGCAGAAGGCGCTCGTCCTTCATGATGCCGCGCTGGGTGTCCACGCCGCCCACCGTGCCGGGCTCGTCCACCGCGACCTCAAGCCCTCCAACATCCTGGTGGAGCGCACCGAGGACGGTGGCCTGCTGCCCTCGGTGATGGACTTCGGGCTCGCCCGTGATTGGAAGGACGGCGACACCGCCTCCGGCACCGTGCTGGGCACGCCCCACTACATGGCCCCCGAGCAGGCCCGGGGCGAAGTGGCTCGGCTGGACCGACGCGCGGATGTCTACAGCCTCGGCGCCACGCTCTACCATCTGCTGACCGGACAACCGCCTGTCCCTGGCTCCAATGGATTGGAGGTGCTCAGTCGCATCGCCACCCACGAGCCTCGCCCACCTCGCGCCGTGGACGCGGACATCCCCTCGGACCTGGAGGCCATCGTCCTCAAGTGTCTGGAGAAGGACCGCTCGGCCCGGTACGACTCGGCTCGGGCGCTCGCGGATGACCTGGACCGGTTCCTCAACGGCGAGCCCGTGCAGGCCCGCCCCAGCCCGGGCTACCGACTTCGCAAGCGACTGCGCAAACACTGGCGCGTGGCCGCGGCGCTCGGCGTCGTGGCGTTGGCGCTTGCGCTCGGCGTGGGGCAGACGGTGCGCGCACGCCGTGAGGTGGCCCGGAGAGAGCAGCTCGCCCGTCGCTTCACGGAGAGCGTCGAGCGCATCGATGCCATGGCGCGTGCCATCGGACAGGCGCCTCTGCATGACACCCGCGCGGACCGTCGCCTGCTGCTGGCGCGGATGACTGACATCGAGACCAGCATGCGCGAGGCCGGCCCCGTGGCCGAGGGCTCCGGCCACTACGCCCTGGGCCGCGCCTTCCTCGCGCTGGATGACCTGTCCTCTGCGCGCCAGCACCTCGATGCCGCGTGGGCGACGGGGGAGCATGAGCCTCGCGTGGCGTATGCGCTCGCCTGGGTGCTCGGCGCTCAGTATCAGCGCGCGCGACTGGAAGCGGAGCGCAGCGCCGAGCCCTCCCAGCGCGAGGCGAAACAGCGCGACGCCGAGCACCGCCTCCGCGCCCCCGCCCTCGACTTCCTCCAGCGCAGCCAGGGCGCCGAGGTCCCCGCGCCCGAGTACGTCGAGGCCCTGCGCGCCTTCCACGAGGACCGCCCCGACGCGGCCCTTCAACAGCTCGATGCGCTCGGCGGCAGACTGCCCTGGTTCCATGAGGCCCCGCTGCTGCGCGGCGACATCCTCCACGCGCGAGCCCTCCATCGCTGGAACGCGGGTCAGCGCGACGCCGCGCGCGCGGACTTCGAGGCGGGCCGTCGTGCCTATGCCGAGGCCGCCGCCATTGGACGCAGCGTGCCCGCCGTCCACCGCGCGCGGGCCGACCTGGAGCAGGATGCGCTCCTCATGGAGGTCAGCGGCGGCGGCGACGTGCTGCCGGCCTATACCCAGGGACTCGAGGCCGTGGGCCATGCGCTCACGGCCAACCCCGACGACGCGGATGCACACCTGTTGGCCTCGCGGCTTCATCGCCGCTTCGCGCAGCAGCGCGTGAGCCAGGGCAGCCCCGAGGCCGAGGCCTTGTTGGGTCAGGCGGTCGCGTCGGCTCGGCAGGCGCTCACCCTGGCGCCGACCAATGCCGTGGCGTGGCACGCGCTGGGCTCGGCCTACTGGCAGTGGTCGCGCGCTCGGCAGCAGCGCAGTCAGGATCCGAGCGAGCAGCTCCGAGCATCCGCCGAGGCCTTCGAGCACGTGCCCGCGACCGAGCGCGACTTCAACTTCCACATCGACCGGGGCCTCGTGTACCGCGTCTGGGCGGACCATGAGGGCGCGCACGGCGGCGACCCGCGTGAGCATCGGGCCCGCGCCATCGAATCCTTCCGCACCGCGCTCGCCCAGGACGCCAGTCCAGCGGAGACGTGGATCAACCTGGGCACGGAGTACGTGAAGCAAGCAGCGGATCCACACGCGCCCTCACCCGAGGCGAGCCTCGATGAGGCCACCGCCGCGCTGAGCCGCGCTCGCGAACTGGACCCGAGCAACGTCGTCCCCTGGTTCTACGAGGGCGAGGCGCTCATCACGCGGGCTCGGCTGCGAAGAGACCACGGCGGAGATGCTCGCGCGGATCTCGAGCGGGCCCTCTCGCTCTATCGCCACGGCGCCACCCTCAACACGCACCTGCCCCAGCTCCCCAACGGAGTGGGCACGGCGATGTTCGAACAGGCGAAGGAGGCGTGGAGCCGGGGCGAAGACGCGGAGCCGCTCGTGCGCCAGTCGCTGGAGGCCTATGCCCAGGCGCAGGACCGCGCGCCCACGCAGGGCTTCGCCGCGTTCAACGCCGGAGAACTCCGCGCGTGGTGGGCCGCCATGCAGCTCTCCCACGGAGATTCGCCACTCGCCAGCGCGCACGACGCGGAGGCTTCGCTCCAACAAGCCCTGCGCTCACTGCCCGACCTGCCCGAGGCGTGGACGCAGCTCGGCCGTGTGCGCCTGCTCGTGGGGGCCTTCCAGAAGTCACGCGGCCAAGACGCGCGCCCGAGCCTGGCGAGCGCCACGGAAGCCCTTCAGAAGGCCCTCGCGCTCAATCCCTCGCTCGCGCTCGCGTGGCGTTACCAGGGGGAGACGCAGGCCCTCTCGGAGCACGGGGAGGACGCGCTGCGCTCGGTCGAGAGGGCGGTAGCGCTGGAGCCCACGGGACTGGAGCACCAACTCGCCTTCGGCCACGTCAGCTTGATGGCGGCGAAGGTCTCTCGGGACGCCTCGCCTGTGTTGAAGCAAGGGTTGGTGCGTGTGGAGCAGGCGCTGTCCGCGCGCCCGCACTGGCCCGAGGCACAGGCCCTGCGCGCGGCGCTCCTCACGGCGCTGGCGGACACACCCGCCCCGGCCGAGAAACGGAGCGAGTGGCTGCGGCGTGCTCGCGAGGACCTGAATGCCGCGCTCCAGGGCAACCGCCACCTGGAGCGCGCCTGGGGCTCGATGGATCCACGCGCTCAGCGAGAGGCCACCGCGCCACCGCCGTGA
- a CDS encoding sigma-54-dependent Fis family transcriptional regulator, translated as MPSEPIADVSTAALQDRGRRARTPRVVPALTLVSHPVPRRAGERLLLQAVAAGRSVEVSRNAPDFTRPNQALGLPLSDPFVSRKSLVFEPVGEGGVRLVVGEGGTRVVLAGEVLEGSRDFDADALAEGVALELAGRVVVLLHTVDLDLEGASDTLEMVGESTGVRRVRRHIERVADLDVPVLIRGETGTGKELVARAIHQRSRRRAEKFVSVNLGAIPKELAAAELFGTQKGAYTGATSSREGFFGAARGGTLFLDEVGEAPPEVQVMLLRVLETGEMYPVGGTTPVSTDVRLIAATDAHLEEQIRDGRFKAPLLHRLAGYDIRVPALRERREDLGRLFFHFAAEALATLGESHHLESEDPHAEPWLPATLAARLVHFGWPGNIRQLRNLTRQLVIGSRGQPRLHIDPVLEAELGPGVSTPRAVPVTPRPASVTRRKPSQVTQEELLSALRDNDWDVKAAADALGIPRPSLYDLIDKSPHLRTAGDLSAEEITRCFHESDGDLDAMVRRLEVSRRALGRRLKELGLGAKGT; from the coding sequence ATGCCTTCCGAACCGATTGCCGATGTGTCGACGGCCGCGCTCCAGGACCGGGGGCGTCGCGCGCGAACTCCACGCGTCGTCCCCGCGCTGACCCTCGTCTCGCACCCCGTGCCTCGGCGCGCGGGAGAGCGGCTGCTGCTTCAGGCCGTGGCGGCCGGGCGCTCGGTGGAGGTGTCGCGCAATGCGCCGGACTTCACGCGCCCCAACCAGGCGCTGGGCCTGCCGCTGTCTGATCCGTTCGTCAGCCGCAAGTCGCTGGTGTTCGAGCCGGTGGGTGAGGGGGGCGTGCGGCTGGTCGTGGGCGAGGGCGGCACGCGCGTGGTGCTCGCGGGTGAGGTGCTCGAAGGCAGCCGGGACTTCGATGCGGACGCGCTCGCGGAGGGCGTGGCGCTGGAGCTGGCCGGGCGCGTGGTGGTGCTGCTGCACACGGTGGACCTCGACCTGGAGGGCGCCTCGGACACGCTGGAGATGGTGGGCGAGAGCACGGGCGTGCGCCGCGTGCGTCGACACATCGAGCGCGTGGCGGACCTGGACGTTCCGGTGCTCATTCGCGGCGAGACGGGCACGGGCAAGGAGCTGGTGGCGCGGGCCATCCATCAGCGCAGCCGACGGCGCGCGGAGAAGTTCGTCAGCGTGAACCTGGGCGCCATCCCCAAGGAGCTGGCCGCCGCTGAGTTGTTCGGCACGCAGAAGGGCGCGTACACCGGCGCGACGAGCAGCCGCGAGGGCTTCTTCGGCGCCGCGCGCGGCGGCACGCTGTTCCTCGACGAGGTGGGCGAGGCGCCGCCCGAGGTGCAGGTGATGCTCCTGCGCGTGCTCGAAACAGGGGAGATGTATCCCGTGGGCGGCACCACGCCCGTGAGCACGGATGTGCGCCTCATCGCCGCGACGGATGCGCACCTGGAGGAGCAGATCCGCGACGGGCGCTTCAAGGCGCCGTTGCTGCATCGGCTCGCGGGCTATGACATCCGCGTGCCCGCGCTGCGCGAGCGACGCGAGGACCTGGGGCGCCTCTTCTTCCACTTCGCCGCCGAGGCCCTGGCGACGTTGGGCGAGTCCCACCACCTGGAGAGCGAAGACCCCCACGCCGAGCCCTGGCTGCCCGCGACGCTGGCCGCGCGGCTGGTCCACTTCGGCTGGCCCGGGAACATCCGGCAGCTCCGCAACCTCACACGCCAGCTCGTCATCGGGAGTCGGGGCCAGCCGCGTCTGCACATTGATCCGGTGCTGGAAGCCGAGCTGGGGCCTGGAGTCTCGACGCCGCGTGCCGTGCCCGTGACGCCTCGGCCGGCTTCGGTCACGCGACGCAAGCCTTCGCAGGTGACGCAGGAGGAGCTGCTCTCCGCGCTGCGAGACAACGACTGGGACGTGAAGGCCGCGGCGGATGCGCTGGGGATACCGCGCCCCTCGCTCTACGACCTCATCGACAAGAGCCCGCACCTGCGCACCGCCGGCGACCTGAGCGCGGAGGAAATCACCCGCTGCTTCCACGAGTCCGACGGGGACCTGGACGCGATGGTGCGCCGCCTGGAGGTGTCTCGGCGCGCGTTGGGGCGCCGCCTCAAGGAGCTGGGCTTGGGCGCCAAGGGCACCTGA
- a CDS encoding DNA alkylation repair protein, whose protein sequence is MPQAPTLTAAAVRHELALLADPHKATVLTRFFQCAPGGYGEGDRFIGVQVPPQRKLARTFRALPPEAISELLQDGIHEHRFTGFLILVGRFASGDTATRAHSFALCRTHLAGLNNWDLVDTVAPGLLGPHLLDNPTLKPWLDTLARSPVLWERRIAIISTLAFIRADAFEDTLRLAERLLHDKHDLMHKAVGWMLREVGNRDLKQEEAFLDRHAHEMPRTMLRYAIEKFPADRRQHFMRQKG, encoded by the coding sequence ATGCCCCAAGCCCCCACGTTGACGGCGGCCGCGGTGCGGCACGAGCTGGCCCTGCTGGCGGATCCGCACAAGGCCACCGTCCTCACCCGCTTCTTCCAGTGCGCCCCCGGCGGCTATGGCGAAGGCGACCGCTTCATCGGCGTGCAGGTGCCGCCACAACGCAAGCTGGCCCGCACCTTCCGCGCCCTGCCCCCCGAGGCCATCTCCGAGCTGCTCCAGGACGGCATCCACGAGCACCGCTTCACCGGCTTCCTCATCCTGGTGGGCCGCTTCGCTTCGGGAGACACCGCCACGCGGGCCCACAGCTTCGCGCTGTGCCGCACGCACCTCGCGGGCCTCAACAACTGGGACCTGGTGGACACGGTGGCCCCGGGGCTGCTCGGTCCTCACCTCCTGGACAACCCCACGCTCAAGCCCTGGCTCGACACGCTGGCGCGCTCCCCTGTGCTGTGGGAGCGGCGGATCGCCATCATTTCCACGCTGGCCTTCATCCGGGCCGACGCGTTCGAGGACACGCTGCGGCTCGCGGAGCGGCTGCTCCACGACAAGCACGACCTCATGCACAAGGCGGTGGGCTGGATGCTGCGCGAGGTGGGCAACCGAGACCTGAAGCAGGAAGAGGCGTTCCTCGACCGCCACGCGCACGAGATGCCACGCACCATGCTGCGCTACGCCATCGAGAAGTTCCCCGCCGACCGCCGTCAGCACTTCATGCGACAGAAGGGCTGA
- a CDS encoding DUF2378 family protein yields MESPERVVFQQSFEGLIRALGSRMDDDCVQRLRQVGIDPIRPLAVAYPLEVWVGALREAAATLAPKAPLDEAAALVGHRFLHGYGGTLIGRALLTGVRLLGPQRMLERMTRNLRTGTNYLEAHLVQQGPTHYVLTCRPVVIVGFYVGLFSAGLEISGAQQPVVRVLSTDGDKAVYDLTWT; encoded by the coding sequence GTGGAGAGCCCCGAGCGCGTCGTATTCCAGCAGAGCTTCGAAGGACTCATCCGCGCCCTTGGCTCGCGCATGGACGACGATTGCGTCCAGCGCCTGCGTCAGGTGGGAATCGACCCCATCCGCCCGCTCGCGGTGGCCTACCCGCTGGAGGTCTGGGTGGGCGCGCTGCGCGAGGCCGCCGCCACGCTCGCCCCCAAGGCGCCGCTGGACGAGGCCGCCGCGCTGGTGGGGCACCGCTTCCTGCACGGCTACGGCGGCACGCTCATTGGCCGGGCGCTGCTGACCGGCGTGCGGCTGCTGGGACCGCAGCGCATGCTGGAGCGCATGACCCGCAACCTGCGCACGGGCACCAACTACCTGGAGGCCCACCTGGTGCAGCAGGGCCCCACGCACTACGTGCTCACCTGCCGCCCCGTCGTCATCGTCGGTTTCTACGTCGGCCTCTTCTCCGCGGGGCTCGAAATCAGCGGCGCGCAGCAGCCCGTGGTCCGCGTGTTGAGCACCGACGGCGACAAGGCCGTGTACGACCTCACCTGGACGTGA